The sequence below is a genomic window from Deltaproteobacteria bacterium.
GGGTGCGGGAAGATGTAGAGGCGCTCGTTGCGGATGGCGTCGAAGACGACATCGGCCACCAAACTCGGCGGCGATCCCGCCGCGAGGAGCTGACGCGCCATCTGCTCCATCTCTTCGGCTCCCGGCATCTTCGGCGCCGTCTCGGCCAATGCCGCCGGGCGGTTGCGCGCGGCGTCGAAGATGTTGGTGTTCACGAAGCCGGGGCACAGCACCGAGACGTGCACCGGCGCCCCGAGCATCGTCAGCTCGTAGTGCAGCGTTTCCGACAGCGCCACGACCCCGAACTTCGACACGTTGTACGGCGCCGCGCCCGGGCCGCAGATCATTCCGGCCATCGAGGCGGTGTTGACGATGTGGCCCTCGACGCCTTGCGACAACAGAATCGGCGTGAACACGCGCACACCATGGATGACGCCCCACAGATTGACGCCGAGCACCCACTCCCAATCGGCGACAGTCTGCATCCAACTCGGCGACGACGTCACCACACCCGCGTTGTTGCAGACCACGTGAATCGCACCGAACTTATCGAGCGCCGCTTGCGCCAGCCGCCCGACCTCGGCCGCCTTCGACACGTCGGTGCGCACCGCCAGTGCTTGCGTGCCCGTCGCCTCGATCTCGCGCGCTGCCTGTTCGAGCGCCGCCGGCTCCACGTCCGCAAGCACGACCTTCATTCCTTCGCGCGCGAACCGCTGCGCCAAGGCGCGCCCAATGCCACTCGCCGCGCCGGTGACAACCGCGACCTTATCCCGGAATTCCTTCATGTCATCCTCCAACCTCTCTGATGCGCAGACCGGCGGAAGAACCGCAAGCGATCGAGGGGTGTCCAATCAGGGCTTGGCTAGCAGCGTCGTCAGCCCGAATAGGAATTCACCACGAAGTCACGAAGACCACGAAGGTCGGGCAGAGCGAAGTGCTCTCGGGCGGCTTGCCCTTGCCTCATTGGCGATGGACTTGACCTTGGGAGTCATAGGACGTTTCTTCGGCGGCTCTCTTCGTGCCCTTCGTGCTCTTCGTGGTGAACATTCTG
It includes:
- a CDS encoding SDR family NAD(P)-dependent oxidoreductase — protein: MKEFRDKVAVVTGAASGIGRALAQRFAREGMKVVLADVEPAALEQAAREIEATGTQALAVRTDVSKAAEVGRLAQAALDKFGAIHVVCNNAGVVTSSPSWMQTVADWEWVLGVNLWGVIHGVRVFTPILLSQGVEGHIVNTASMAGMICGPGAAPYNVSKFGVVALSETLHYELTMLGAPVHVSVLCPGFVNTNIFDAARNRPAALAETAPKMPGAEEMEQMARQLLAAGSPPSLVADVVFDAIRNERLYIFPHPEWKQYITSRMEGIVAERNPTLGTMEEVFSRLRGSN